TATGTTTTTCCCTTTGTgcttttaaattattgtcacGAAAAAATCTGTATTTGACATTAGTTTTTATCTCTAACTCCACTGGTTTTCACGCCTGGTCTTAAATGGTGTTTATTTTCTACAAACATCCCTGATTAACATATCATTCTGCAGGAAATAATGTGGACTGACGCATCAATATTTCCGAAAACATAAAATGTTGCATCACTTagttcattattttaataaagcgcaCTGGTTCCAGGCGTGCACCTGTTATTTGTTACCAACACTCAAGTATTTCCACTGTGATTCATGTAGCCTAAAGAAATTACGACTTTAGAGAATATAAGAAAATTACGATGATGATTTATGTGTGTGATGTCTTAATTTACTCTGGCACCCACAAATACAATAGGAGAACAGGAAAAAACAAGAACATATGATCCAAATGACTTAGTTTTCTATTAGCCTACAGTATTTATAACCTAAAGCTGATTATAGTTACTATAGACAAATCCAGccccaaatataactttttgcgtttttctaaataaataaataatcgtaAGTTTTGTTGCAATGGTGTAACTCGACAGTACTTGGGACCTGAGTATTGCTCATTTCTTTCTTCTAAACTGATTTTGATGATTGGATTGTAATTAATTAGCTAAATATGATCAATTCACACAAATATAGGtctgattttatatataaataaaaaaataggaatAACAAGTGTACATATGTTGGTTCCAATGAGGGCAAGTGCGCACTAACATATTTgtgcttaagtttttttttttttcatggatatGGGAGTGCAAAcgagaagtgagagagagagtgaggggcGGCTCCTGGGCTCTCCAACCCCTCAGCTCATTTGTGGGGCTGGCTTTAGGGAATGAGACACTTGTCAGGGAAACTGCATGACCCCTGGGCAATCCTCACGACGATTTGGCCCAGTTCTGTGAAGTATCAGAgtctaatctctctctctcgaagaTTCTTGAGCACACCGGCGTTTTCAGTTTTGAGTGTGGTCCCAGGGGTGTTGAAGACGCAGGGGACTCTGTCCGGATCACCTCTCTGTTGTCTTTTACGCACGAGTGTCCATGCGCGCAATGAAGCCAATGAGGACATGCGCCTCTCCTCATACCTGATGCTACAGCACCGAGAAAGCACGCGCAAATTTACACGTGAGAATTTCACCGTGTGTTCGATCCTCGCGCCCGACCCAATCATGGGCAGAATTGCGAACCAAACCACGGCAAGCAACGACACCGACCCGTTCGGCCGGAACGAAGAAGTGGCCAAAATGGAGATCACGGTTTTGAGCGTAACTTTCTTTGTGGCCGTAATCGGCAACCTGAGCGTGCTGCTGGCCATGCATAACACCAAGAAGAAGAGTTCGCGCATGCACCTGTTCATTAAGCACCTGAGCCTCGCGGACATGGTGGTGGCTTTCTTTCAGGTCCTCCCCCAGCTCTGCTGGGAGATCACCTTCAGGTTTTACGGTCCTGACTTCCTTTGCCGGATTGTTAAGCATCTCCAAGTCCTGGGGATGTTCGCATCCACCtatatgatggtgatgatgacaCTAGACCGCTACATCGCCATATGCCACCCGCTGAAGACCCTACAGCAGCCCACAAAGCGCGCATACATCATGATCGGGTCTACTTGGTTGTGCAGCCTGTTGCTCAGCACCCCTCAATACTTCATCTTCTCCCTAAGCGAGATCCAGAACGGCTCGTATGTGTATGACTGCTGGGGACACTTCATCGAGCCGTGGGGCATACGCGCCTACATCACCTGGATCACTGTGGGCATCTTTCTCATCCCGGTCATCATCCTAATGATCTGCTACGGCTTCATATGCCACACTATCTGGAAAAACATCAAGTGCAAGACTATGAGAGGCACGCGCAACACTAAAAACGGGATGATCGGAAAGGTGTCTGTCAGTAGCGTCACCATCATATCAAGAGCCAAACTAAGAACGGTGAAAATGACGTTAGTGATTGTTTTGGCTTACATCGTGTGCTGGGCGCCGTTCTTCATCGTGCAAATGTGGTCAGTCTGGGATGAGAACTTCTCCTGGGATGGTAAGTTGCCACATGAGGCATTTGGTTCACATTACAATGTTACACATGCATAAAAATTTtgtattacaaaattacaatcataatactaacaaagtgtactTGAAAGCATCTCTACCAAACAATTACATACTAAGTGCACtagaaaaaataacataaaaattagCTTCATGATGAAACATCTAAATATTTAGCACAGCTGAatgcattaggttacaccaacaaatctCATTTTACACATTTGCTCAGGTATAAGTGGCCAACTTAAGGTCGCAATTGCAGATTACTTCTTTTTATAGTGTATGTCGTTCATACCCTTGTCAAAAAAATTCCAGAAGAAACCAATCCCGATAGGATTAAACAAGAATAAGAATCAAATAAATTCTTACTTGATAAACTCTTATTTTTCCTGAATAATTCATTCTTATTCTTTGAATTTTGAATTAGAAATCCATTAGCACTCCTTTAGGAATTCTGACCAGGGTTTGTATTATTAACTTATTTAATTAGGTAAGATGAACGCTTTAAAATATGACCTACTattgctatttttattattatcatcgaTGTACACCCGATCACTTTATaagaaacacctgtacacctacttattcatgtgatgatcaaatcagccaatcgtgtggcagcagtccaatgcataaaatcatgcagatacggtcaGGAGCCTCAGataaagttcacatcaaccatcagaatagggaaaaatgtgatctcagtgatttagaccatggcatgattgttggtaccagacgggctggtttgagtatttctgtaactgctgaacatctaggattttcacacacaacagtctttagagtttactcagaatggtgtcagaaacataaaaacattcaATGAGCAGCCGTTCTgaagacagaaatgtcttgttgatgagagaggtcaacagagaactgccagattggtttgagctgacagaaaggctcaGATAATCCCTTTGTACAACTGAAGTGAGCAgtaaagcatctcagaatgaacaacacgtcaaaccttgaggtggatgggctacaacagcagaagaccatagtgttcctaataaagtgttaaatGAGTGTATATGTACAATATGTATAACATAATTCTCGTCTTCCAACCTGGAGATGCTCTCGTGCACCTTGAAAAAGTAAAATGACCCGTTCTCATATCACTTTCACGCATTCAGCAAAAACAGCGACAATACACGCAAGAACCAATGTGCGCAATTTCTACACCTCTGCTTTTTCTCCTGCTTTGTTTAAACTTTTGTCAGGGACCACGGCGTGAACTGCACAAAGCATGTAATAGTGTCAGCTCCGCTCTCAGCTGTGCTTAAGTACATCACTCCATCTTTCTATCTTTCAGATTCTGAAAATGCAGCTGTGACCCTCTCTGCCCTGCTGGCGAGTCTCAACAGCTGCTGTAACCCGTGGATCTATATGCTCTTTAGTGGCCACCTCCTCTACGACTTCCTACGCTGTTTCCCTTGTTGCAAAAAACCCAGAAACATGTTACAGAAAGAGGATTCAGACAGCAGCATTAGGAGGAACACCCTTCTGACCAAGCTGGCCGCTGCCCGCATGACCAATGATGGCTTTGACTCTTGGAGGGACCCGTGCAACTCCCGAAAGTCCAGTCAGTCTATAGGGCTAGATTGTTTCTGCAAATCAAGTCAGTGTTTGCAACATGACTACTCTCGCAAATCCAGTCAGTGTATTCCCATCGACTGCTCCCGCAAATCAAGTCAATGCATGTCTAAGGAGTCTTAGGAGCAAGGTAGGGTTGGACTAAATAAagatacattaaaataaacagtaaGGTTGTATGTTGTAATATTGTTGTATCAGTTTTATTTACAACAGAGACAAGTATGGCTATGTGTACAGCACAGCACAGTTGAGTTCTGTTAAGTCTGCCAATTGTCGGCTTTAATATAATGTCATTACTAAAACAATATTGGACAAACATGGTCAGTAgactaaatatatattataatgtgatATTTCTTATTAATGATCCattaatttttttctgtattgCACTTTTCTTTATGGCTAAAGTCTGTGACttcagtttattttatttgtgtcttACATTGATGAGAATTACAGCTTTATGTCTTAGCCTGAcaagtgttttatttgtttacaccAATAACATGAAGCTCTTTTTGATTGTGTTGCAGTAAAAAGAAATATGTATGTGTGCGAGTCATTGTAATTACTGACTGAATAACATTTGATAATGTTCTGGTGTTTAGTTCTCTCTTGTGTTGATGGTGCCAAACATTAAACTGAGCTAAATAAAGTGAAACAGCTTGTCTGATATATGGATAATAGATTATGCAAATGTAAATActttacatacaaaaacaaactgaCGTAACTTGCTTTATGTGTACATATTGTTGTATCTTgagtaaagaaaaaaacatgtaaagaTAATAAATCTCATCTttacagaagaaataaaatatgGCTGTTAGAAgttattttgtgtgtgcgtgtgtgtgtgtgtgtgcgggcgggtttaagtggtttaagtatttttttaggttaaaaaaaaaggtaattacaagacatttctagtgtccccataattcatatCACTTAAGaaacattaaacaatgttttattgaaaatgtaaaaatgcagacgTTTTTTGTGAATGTTAgttagggttgtgttaggggatggaatctatagttcatacagtataaaaatcattatgtctgtggagagtcctcatacgTGTAGCCACACCAACAATCATTTctcagtgtcatgcagcctgttttattcagctgTATGCCCATGCGCATGTAAATGGGTTGATAATattctgaaaataaaacaaatgtgaacACTTTGTGGCCAACATTAAAATAAGCCTTTAGAATCTATCATTtccgaatattttattttactattaaaccagactcctgatgtagagtgttaaattataaacaataaacaattaataattgtaCTCAGTcttaattcagttttactaacacgTGATAGAAATGtagcagcaaaacttcaagcgatcgcagaatggtcccatcagAATACACaccagaaaattgtgcatcattcattgagtgcatgAGTGCACTTCTACTTCTGGGATTAAAAGACACAGCTATGTAAAacttgttctcttttctcttccatgttctacttaacaactgatgtggcccctgtaccaaaacaaAGGCACAACTCTGCTAAATTGAATATGTAAgtctaatactgtaaattggcaagcagatttccttgaatcccatCCAACTGGAGCgaatacaagtagagacagtcacaatgtcggagaaaaaactgctttattaaaataaaagcaggcaacagtacaaaacaagggcaaatccagagaagaatcgtcagggtgagcgttaggtcaaaagccggagaatcaagatataaacaagggggcaa
This sequence is a window from Xyrauchen texanus isolate HMW12.3.18 chromosome 45, RBS_HiC_50CHRs, whole genome shotgun sequence. Protein-coding genes within it:
- the LOC127637731 gene encoding arg8-vasotocin receptor, which encodes MRHLSGKLHDPWAILTTIWPSSVKYQSLISLSRRFLSTPAFSVLSVVPGVLKTQGTLSGSPLCCLLRTSVHARNEANEDMRLSSYLMLQHRESTRKFTRENFTVCSILAPDPIMGRIANQTTASNDTDPFGRNEEVAKMEITVLSVTFFVAVIGNLSVLLAMHNTKKKSSRMHLFIKHLSLADMVVAFFQVLPQLCWEITFRFYGPDFLCRIVKHLQVLGMFASTYMMVMMTLDRYIAICHPLKTLQQPTKRAYIMIGSTWLCSLLLSTPQYFIFSLSEIQNGSYVYDCWGHFIEPWGIRAYITWITVGIFLIPVIILMICYGFICHTIWKNIKCKTMRGTRNTKNGMIGKVSVSSVTIISRAKLRTVKMTLVIVLAYIVCWAPFFIVQMWSVWDENFSWDDSENAAVTLSALLASLNSCCNPWIYMLFSGHLLYDFLRCFPCCKKPRNMLQKEDSDSSIRRNTLLTKLAAARMTNDGFDSWRDPCNSRKSSQSIGLDCFCKSSQCLQHDYSRKSSQCIPIDCSRKSSQCMSKES